The genomic region GTGATTTCTGATCCTCACGTAACCCTACTTTTTTCATCGTGATTTATGTATCAGATTAGTTATTAGAGTTCTTACATCTATAACGAATTCTGATTAAGGATCTGATCGATTTTTGTCTAgagttttctttttgttctctTATAATCGCCGCCCTCTCCCTTGGTCAAACAGTTTGATTCGTTGGTCTATCGGTCTGATTTACCAATTACGTTATCAGATTCATTAGATTCATGGGTTATGGTTTCTCGCTAGTTTAGGGtttctgtttgttttttgatTTGTTGGTTTGTCTGGATTGTTTGGTGCTTAGTTGTTTGCGGCTGATTGTTCATAGGGTTAAAGAGAGTTTGCAAGTCTGAATGGAAGATCGAACAAAGTCTAATGGTAAATCTCATGATTTTCGTGGGATGCCTCCATTGTCATTCAAGGATATAGCAGATCGGGTTATCGATGTTGAGGGGAATACGTTTCAGCCTAGACGTGGAACAAATATTACAAATCAGGATGAGCCTAAGCGTATGAACATCATTGATGAACTGTCCAAGGTTACCATGCCAGTCCGATTGGAGAAATTAGATGGAGAACAATCGGTAAACTTCTGGGATTATCCGAGTATGGGATTCACGCCATCTTCAGGTTTGGATCAAGAGAATTCGTCGGCTGGTCAAAGGAAAACAGGATCGTATGGGGCTTACCTATTTCGTTTGCTAAAGTAGTGCAGAACACTAAGGCGGATGTTAAGGTGAACTTTAGGGCGATGGAATCTAATGAGGTTGTTGATGGAGCAGATGTTGTTATTCCACTGTCATCGGTTAAACAAGTTACGGacaggtatgctaacactttgtATGGATATTTTCTGGGTAAACGTATGGCATTTCCTGTGGTCGATTACTTTGCAAAAAACAACTGGGTTAAGTATGGTCTTTCACGGCTAatgatgaatgcaaacgggttCTTTTTGAAGTTTAAAACTAAGGAAGGGATGAATCAAATGTTAGAGGATGGGCCTTGGATAATTAGAAGTGTACCGATTATTCTGAAGGAGTGGTCGGCCTCTATCAAGATGGAAAAAGAGGATATTAAAGTTGTGCCAGTCTGGGTCAAATTGCATGATGTGCCGTTAGCGGCATTTACCGAGGATGGTCTTAGCTTGGTTGCTTCTAAGATAGGGATCCCTAAGATGTTGGATTCGTATACTGCCATGACGTGTGCTGAGTCTTGGGGAAGAAGCAGCTATGCTAGAGCGCTTATTGAAGTTCAGGCGGGGACCGAGTTAAAGAAGAGTGTTACTGTTGCAATCCCAGCTTTGGATGGGAATGGTCACTCAATGGTGGAGGTCAAAATtaaatatgattgggagcctttaaggTGCTCCTCTTGCTGTGTCTTTGGTCATGATGATAGCTCGTGCCCAAAGAACCCTCAGGTAACTTCAAGTGGGGATTCTGAAAAGAATATTGATGATTTTCAGGTTATGGGTACCAAGAAGAAGAAAGTTAATAACCAGGGCCTCcatatgaaaaatcagaagcctaagTTAGTTTACAGACCAGTTGTCAAGCCTAAACCAAAATCATCCTTGAGGAGTCCGATGAATAGCCAGGTTTCAACGTCTAACCCGTTTAACATTCTCAAGGACGATGATGGAAATCAAGGAGGTATCACTGTGGGTCGAGTAGAAATGAAGGCTACGCAGTCGACTAGTGACAAGCATGAATCAGATGAAGAGGAGGTTGTTGAAGTCTATAATGAAACTAGTGAATTTATGACTTCGGGTACCCATTCTTTATCTTCGAGAGCAAAGGTAGGCACCCCTTCCACAAATTTCTCCAATGGATAGACTCTTATTGGTTCGTGTGAAGGGGTTTCCGGTTTGTGGCAATTTCATTTTTGATGATGGCGGATGAGGGcttaatttttgtttttgttttgttttgtctaCTGATGTATAGTAAGCTAGGATATGGGGTGTCATaggtgttttgttttgtttgttttacatatacggggcatgtcctgtatatgaactagtgtagaacacatcctcactacttgtacttaattgcggtttgttttaatagaatcaccggggtaaccctttacccaaaaaaaatctACTGCTTATACTCTTGCAAGCAAGGCGAGAAGCGATTCTCTTAGCCGGCATACCTGACGAATCAAAAAAGCTATAATAAGGCGATCCATGGGCATGGAACCCCGAAATAGCCAATCTACAATCAAACTTTTAATCAGGTCGAAAAATGATTGCCGGTGGGTAGAACCAAGACTCATTTTAGCCAGGAGCTTACTTTCACTACTTATTTAGCTACTTTAGGTCGTTGTAATCCATAAATCAAAATAAAAATTTATCAGAGCTTGCATTCGATGCCGTTGATTCAATTTCTTCACCACCGGTAGCAATCAATTCTAAAAAGAAGCTTCCGGAAAGATATTCTAGTAAATAGAAAACTCGCCATTCATTCATGAACTGTCTTGCCCGTGCCATCAAGAGCTACAACTATATATCTCGAAGGCGTCTTAGCTCCACCGATAGGAACTGCCCACTATCCAGGTAGCCTCACCCGTGAACCACGAACTACACTTACAGACAACCTAAGAAGAAACGGAGTCTCATCCATCAAAGCATAAGAAGCAAAAACTAGAAGAATAAACAAGAGATAACGCACATACAAAGAGGATTCTTAACCGTTCACGAAGAGAAGATAGTTGTTTTAGGCAAGGAAAAAGCATAAATAAGTAGAAGAAGGCCTCTTTCGACTGCTGTTTCTTAATCAGTTTTGGTTGTTTCAGGAAAGGCTGTACCAGAAGTAGCGGGATATCGAAAAGTAAATGCTATACCGAAAACGCGATATCTAAAGTTAATCTCAGTGAATTCTGTACCAAGATGTATGTCGTCCAACCCAACCTCAGACTCTTTCTTCCGGCATAATCCTTTATCGTTCCCAAGGTAGGCGTGCATCCAGAATTTCTTTTATATATTAGGATTTAGGGCCATGTATCTTACAATCTCTTAGAATATCCTTCAATAATGAGATATTTTGCTCGTCCTTTTTTACGGGATCCCATTCCGGGGTCAGCTCTCCCTTCTCGTTCAAGAAGTCTATGAGGCATTCCTCAGGATTGTAGGGGGCCTTTTCCCGTAATGTGGGATACTCTGTTAGCATTTTATTCAAAAGGGTTAATGACTCATGTTTGAGTTCGCGGATCAGGAGATCCCTATTCTCAAACTTGATTAATCGGTTATACTCCCTCTGAGAGGGAGCCTCAGCAAGTTCTAGTTTTATGTCAGACCAATACTGATCCACCGTCTTACCCAGAAGAAAGGGACTATGTTTTAAGCACAAAACTCGATTACGGAGGGATGCTTCCAAGCTAAAATTCTTTTGTTACCCGGCTTTGATGAGATAGGATTGGTAAAAGGTCTGACTCTATGGTAGCCGCCTTGAAACAATTTCCCTTAATGAGCTACGAATCAAATAAGGTTACGGGCTTCCTGCCCTAAGAGTGGGTATTCGCAATCACGAAAGTACACTCCTGTTGTCTGCTAATCAAACcgagacaacaacaacaacaacgcgAAAGACTACATTTTTGAGAGTATAAGAAGTTATTGAGCTGGTGGCCGGCCCCCGACCAAAAAAGACTATTTCGATTGTTTTTACAATTCGATGACATATTTCCCCCAGAAAGTATACAACAAATTCTTCTATGAAAACGGGGAAAATTCAACGTATGGTAGAATTAGATCCTGATCCTTTTTGGACCGAGCAAAGCAAAGAGACTGAAAGTAGATAGGAGTACAAGGGCATTTCAAACGAAAGGTGCATTTCCTCAGTTGATAGATGAAAGAGTGCAGCCCAGCGCTAGGGCTTAGTTAGGGGGCTAAGAGACATGGCTGACTTATAAGGAGAGTCTACAGTAAGCAGAGAGTCCACGACATCTAAGCTATTCACATATTAGGATTGGTTAGTAGTCTTTGATTATGAGACTAGGGAAAGTGAGACCATAGCCCTAGGCTCTTCTTTAATAGCTTATAGTGCGCTGAACTGGGAAAGAGAATGAAAGATTGATCTCCTATTGTAAGCAAGACCCTAATCTAAAGCCAGAATCAAAGGCAATGCCACGGGGAAGTGAAAGGTGGCATGAAAGTAGAATCAGATTCTCCGAAGCAGACTGGCTTGAATTCATGTCATGCTTGAAGACTGCTTGAAAGCTAATCCTGCCTTCCTTCTTGCTTGACCGACTTTCAAAAAAAGCAATTCCACTGGGGAAGGATCCACGAAAGCCCTCGCTTGCTACTGCTTTACCTTGCCTTCCAATCGTACTTCTAGCGAGGAAGGCCTTCTAGCAAGGAAGTTGCAGCTTTTCGCTTGCCTTTCTCCTCTTTCAATCTAGTCCGCTTTCTCTTCCTGCTAACAATCGAAAAGATATATCCGAATGTTGAGCCTCTTTTCAGACCGGCAAGTTGAGCTTGAGGTTTCAGATGAGATTGCCTTTGTCGAGAAGTGTGCTCCTTTCACTCTCCCTCTCCCGCTTATTCATTAGGGCGAGTGGCTTTGCACCTACGGGAGAGCTAGTTAGTCTTCCTTCCTCACCAGCTAGGTGCTTGCCGGCGAGGGGAACTGCGAAAGGTGTTATGCTTTCCTGGTTTCTATTGGGTTAGTGTTAAGTAGGTGATTTAGCCCTCTATCGAGAGGGAAGAGGGAAGCAGGGCGACAACTAGTTGCTTTCTCGTGAGTTGTTATCGCTCCTCTCATTTCAGTCGAGCTAGGCTGAAGACTTTCTCTTTCTAGCCAAGCAAGGCTCCAAAGGCACATGTCGTTGGCTAAGCCCTCACTTAGGATAAGTCGTGCGGGCCGCCTTGAAAGAGAATTCCCACCGCTTTGCCTTTGATGAAAGCCTGAATTCAATATGAAAGTGGGCTCTTCTTCTTCTATTCAAGCAAGTCGACCATAAGGTGAATCAATGACCTGACTGAAGCCATTCCTAGCCACCATTGCTTTTGAAATAGTATGTCTTTACTTTACCAGCTTCTCTAAGATATCAATCACTAAACTAAACAAAGTAGTAAAAATCATAAGAGAAGAAAAGTTCACAGAAGGTTGAGAAGTAGTACGCCCAGTTCACCAGGTTCTACCACTGTAGGGCCAAATCATAGTCAAAAGAAGAGTTGGATCCTGGCTCAGAAGGAACGCTAGCTATATTCTTAACACATGCAAGTCGAACGTTGTTTTCGGGGAGCTGGGCAGAAGGAAAAGAGGCTCCTAGCTAAAGGTAGCTTGTCTCGCCTAGGAGGTGAGAAGAGTTGAGAACAAAGTGGCGAACGGGTGCGTAACGCGTGGGAATCTGCCGAACAGTTCGGGGCAAATCCTGAAGAAAGCTAAAAAAGCGTTATTTGATGAGCCTGCATAGTATTAGGTAGTTGGTCAGGTAAAGGCTGACCAAGCCAATGATGCTTAGCAGGTCTTTTCGGATGATCAGCCACACTGGGACTTAGACACGACCCGGACTCCCGCGGGGGGCAGCAGTGGGGAATCTTGGACAATGGGCGAAAGCCCGATCCAGCAATATCGAGTGAGTGAAGAAGGGCAATGCCGCTTGTAAAGCTCTTTCGTCGAGTGCGCGATCATGACAAGACTCGAGGAAGAAGCCCCGGCTAACTCCGTGCCAGCAGCCGCGATaagacgggggggggggggggcaagtGTTCTTCGGAATGACTGGGCGTAAAGGGCATGTAGGCGGTGAATCGGGTTGAAAGTGAAAGTCGCCAAAAATTGGCGGAATGCTCTCGAAACCAATTCACTTAAGTGAGACAGAGGAGACTGGAATTTCGTGTGTAGGGGTGAAATCCTTAAATATACGAAGGAACACCAAAAGTAAAGGCAGCTCTCTGGGTCCCTACCAACGCTGGGGTGCGAAAGCATGGGAGCGAACAGGATTAGATACCCTGGTAGTCCATGTCGTAAACGATGAGTGTTCGCCCTTGGTCTACGCGGATCAGGGGCCAACACTCCACCTGGGGAGTATGGTTGCAAGACCGAAACTCAAAGGAATTGATGGGGGCCTACACAAGCGATGGAGCATGTGGTTTAATTCGATACAACACACAAAACCTTACCAGCCCTTGACATATGAACAAGAAAACATCTCCTTAACGGGATGGTACTTACTTTCATACAGGtgctgtgtcacacccccaaaatccacgcacggagtatcaccgcttggaggcgtgactgaccaggatcaagtcaccaatcatattgaacatgtaattaataagtaaagataaatgtcattcaaccaccaatatgaaaggtgttcaaaatataagtacgttatcactgtttagcggaagcgtataaataaaacccaacataataaagtatgaaatgttataaagtgtttaacgaaacattcacgatccgtgcccacaacaaccagctcctccctgtgcaagctcccagaTGTACCTAggatcctgcaaggcatgtaacagaaagtcaacaactagttgagcgagttcacagtaagtaagtgcgtaatagtaagttcgtttgtaacgtgtggctctactgggccgatagtatgttctattggtgggggcttcccatattgcatatacactagactaatggtaaccataagtgttcttcttatcccgagaacagtagtacgtacaaggtttatgtaggctttacgtaagtgtccttcataaaccgaggacagtggtacgcggggggtttatgtaggttttacgtaagtgcctgacacaaccgaggcagtaatgagtataagttcacgtaggttttacgtgagtgtcctttgcaacctgaggacagtgatgagtacaagtatacgtaggttttacgtatgtgtcctgcgcatccgaggacgatggtagatagtctagtaatagtgtaagtacaaatctaatccttcaatcccattcccaaccccgggaatcccatgccttggtaaagagtgtgaactcaccttggtttgtgtcacacccccaaaatccacctgcggggtatcaccgcttgggagcgtgacatgaccaggatcaagccatcaatcatattgaacatagcgtaAATAATTAgagtaattcataaaacccaattcaatacaattgatgttccaacaaaacatagtctgagtagcggaagcgtataagtaacctaacatagttaatagttttaaatgtcataacagttcaacatAGAAATCATGATCCTTGTCCACAATGACCGcacctccagtgcaagctccaaaagtacctaaggtcctgcaaggcatgcagcagagagtcaacaactagttgagcgagttcacagaaagtacgttcgttataacaaatcatatatgcatttagtgggggcttcccatgtaagtatgtactaatagtgggggtttcccatggtcatatgtattactagtgggggtttcccacgtttatctttactaatgggggcttcccatgtttgtacttactagactatttgcaaccatgtgttcttcttaaaccgagaataggaatacgtactaggtcacgtaggatttacgtgagtgcccttccccgaggacagtggtacgtgtggggtttacgtaggatttacgtaagtgtccttccgacccggaagacagtagtaggtatgagtttacgtaggttttacgtaagtgtcctcccgacccgggagacagtggtagatactaatttacgtaggttttacgtaagtgtcctgactaacctgaggacgatggtctatagtctagcaatagcgtaagtacgagtaattatccatttcaaatattccaacccaattcccacccgggaatcccatgccttggctgtgtgaactcaccttggtttgctcggcagatatacaaaaaggttcttgaactaagagtgatcaatcacgtcctaacaggattaccatacaagtcaggttttgacttaagtaatgcacgtatgattACACATAGTCAATACGTCATAAGCACGTAGATCATGGTAAGCACAGAATTTCATATTAACAGACAAAACATAACACTCTCAACTTGTGCGACTCGAATGGTTGGGacgttgagcttgtgcgagcccaaccatcttgttcGATAtaaatgtctaagcccaaacaatacccggcccaacatataagCAAATAGTCCAAACATGTAAGTAAATGgtccatcttgtgcgatccatgtATCATGTACGACCAGTCTTATTACCCAGCCCAATATACAACATACGGCCCAAATAACAATTAAACAAACAATCATGTGCGGTCCAGTTagccttgtgcgagtggacacTTGGGCTATCCGGCCCAGCAACTTATTCCtttgtgtgtgtggcccaacagaAAAGACCTGATTTAACTTGTGCGACCCGGATGGGCTTGCACGATCcggttgggttgtgcgattgaaattgggctttgaggcccaacagttaaacaaACTCCAACACTTGTGCGGTTCATTAGTTCTTGTGTGACTGAGGCACCTTGTGCGACTGAAACTTGTGTGATCAGACAACTTGTGCGACTAGGCTTCTTGTAcgaccaagaagtcttgtgcgaatGGTTTAATCATCCGGATTTTATGCTTATTCGGTTACAACATTTAACAGTTTCCAAACTTATCATATcaaacaacaactaatctatttCAAATCATGCCCATATTCGATCAAATGAGGGTTTTAACATCCtaaattctcatgaaccctaatccgtTATAACATGTACCAAGTCATAAACAACAATCATATCAACatgatccgatttcatgaacattcaACCGGTTATATATGTTCAATCCTAAACGACAAATCATGATAGCCTTACAACAATaacatgtccgatcggctagaACATTATCACGTGATTAACAATCCGAAACATATAGCATAGCAGCCGATTATCAGTACACTATCAATTAACATCATAATCAATCATGctatcaagaaccctagattaTCATACAAGCTTATTACATCACACACAACATAATATCATCAATCATACAACACTAACCGATTGGAAGTAGGTGATCCGAAAAACGAACAAGAAAGTCTTCGAGATGATGGATCCGGCTGCCGCGAGTTCGTGAGGGAGAGAGATAGAAAACTAGGGTTTGTGagcttgtgtgtgttgtgatgtttgatcAAAGTGTGAGGTGGTTACAACTTCCTAATGTTATATGAACAATCaagatgggccgaacccaacttggTTGCCTAATGGTAACGGCCCAAACGGTCTTGTGCGCTT from Helianthus annuus cultivar XRQ/B chromosome 10, HanXRQr2.0-SUNRISE, whole genome shotgun sequence harbors:
- the LOC110881953 gene encoding uncharacterized protein LOC110881953 is translated as MESNEVVDGADVVIPLSSVKQVTDRYANTLYGYFLGKRMAFPVVDYFAKNNWVKYGLSRLMMNANGFFLKFKTKEGMNQMLEDGPWIIRSVPIILKEWSASIKMEKEDIKVVPVWVKLHDVPLAAFTEDGLSLVASKIGIPKMLDSYTAMTCAESWGRSSYARALIEVQAGTELKKSVTVAIPALDGNGHSMVEVKIKYDWEPLRCSSCCVFGHDDSSCPKNPQVTSSGDSEKNIDDFQVMGTKKKKVNNQGLHMKNQKPKLVYRPVVKPKPKSSLRSPMNSQVSTSNPFNILKDDDGNQGGITVGRVEMKATQSTSDKHESDEEEVVEVYNETSEFMTSGTHSLSSRAKVGTPSTNFSNG